The Cuculus canorus isolate bCucCan1 chromosome 10, bCucCan1.pri, whole genome shotgun sequence region CActctaataataataaagcatgATATTTGCATGCATTTGACTGGAATTACTTCCTTTATTAGAAAATCCTATAAACCTTCCTAGTGCATTTGCGAAAATAGTGTTGTTCTTACAGAAAGCCGGCATTTCAGTGATCTGAATGTACTTTTTACCTGGATTTCCAGCTGCACCCTGCAATCCAGGATCTCCATCAAAGCCCGGGACACCATCAACTCCTGGCAGACCTGGTTAAGCCTGCAGGGGCTGTGAGTTCTTCTGGCTGTGGGGTTATACCGGGAGCCCCTTGTCGGCCAGGGAGACCTGCACACAGTGCAAATGACAGGGTGAGTACTGACAATGCGGATACAAAGAGCAGTGTGCTAAATTAAAGACTGCCTCAGTACATCAGCACTGGGGATCTTTGTAAAAAGTGGTATGTCAAGCTCTTCCCAGTTTATTCCCATGTCTAAGAAACTGAGTCCCGCACATAAGCCCATTAGGGGATCTCTGAAATTtctcccagcccaaaccatgcACAATAAAGTACAGCTTTTCAAACCCTCCAGCACTCACCTCGACGGCCCACTTCACCTTTCAGCCCAGGGTGACCAGGATCTCCCGCAGGCCCATCTTTACCTGGCATCCCCATAAGGCCAGGCTCCCCTCTTACACCTGCAAAGATACAGAGCTAAAGACCTCACGGACTAACCGTAGGGTCCTGATTCTGATCCGCAGCCGGGGCACTGAGAAACACACTGATGGTATCAAAAACAACAGCAGTTCAGCTCCGAGATGGAGGGCATCACAAACCTTAGGAACTCTGCGTCCATTTTGATGTTCAGAATGGCTGCAGAGCCTTAAGACAAGAATTTCCACAGCTACGTAACTACACTTCACTGAAAAAGtattcttccccttccctgggtAACCCAGGCAGCATCTgggaaatacacattttttccatttggacTCCATCTCTATGCacaggacagagggatggggatcTGACAGCCTACAAAGACAGCATACAGTTCTTCACCTGGCAAGTTCTTCATCCTTTCCTGGCTTTTCAGCCGTGCGGTTTCTTTGAAACCTTGCTACTAGAGTTCTTGTTTGCAGGTGCCCTCTGGTCTCCTTTGGCAGAGACAAAAGCCAGAGCAACCTGCTCCCTGCCCTAACCCAGAACAAGATCTCTTAACTCCCACAATCCTCTTAGCCTCTTGTGGAGACACCTCACTATGCCTCTGAGCACACGATAGGTGGGATGACACAGCATCTCCAGTCTTTCCTTAGACAGCATATGCAAGTGGGTACCCGGAGCTGACAAGCACACCACCATCACATGCAGCATTGCATTGCTCTGCTGCATCATCtactcagcaaaaaaaaacaaagagaagagagaaaaatcattagGGACACTCTGAAAAGCACCTGGAGCTGGCATCACTTGGGTGCTTTTAGAGTCAGCAGGCAAAACGTGCATGGGCCAAAAGCAAAGACTTAAACAAACTCGGCTATGTTTACATCTGAGCGAGGATTTGTTTCAAAGCACACGATATCACACTCTCAAGATGACACTGCCAAACCACACCCAGGCCCTTTCAAGGTAAGAGTACCTTTGAATCCAGATGCTCCAGGGAGTCCAACTGGACCAGTGCGTCCCACATCACCCTTAATGCCTCGCAAGCCAAGTACGCCGGGCAAACCTGGGTTGCCTGTGTCACCTTGATCAGAAGCTGGGCCAGGAGGCCCTCGTGGTCCTGGAGAACCTGGAAGACCTAGAGCCGACAGGAGGAATTAGCACAATCTGCTCCTGAGGCAAAGCAAATGCTGGTGCTATCTCCAGCACACCTTTCTAGAGGACAGTCACTGTTTGGGTGTCTGTATTCCTAGAGGGGTCTTCCTCCCAGAGGAAAAGAACCACACCCCCACCTGCTTATATCCATATAGGTCTCACAAACTTCTACATCCTTTTAACCACAGTCATTTAGCTTCAAATTCTGGGCCCAAGCACAGTCCTTCCCCCACCTGGTAGCTAGCCGGTGACTCAGACATTCCCTAGGAAAATGAGAGCAGTGGTTTCAAATCCTCGGCCAGGGAAAGGCCTACAGTCTCAGCCTCTCCAAGGCTCTGAGGCATCGAATGCCTACCAATGACAATATGACAAATCTTTCAAACCGTACTTGCTGTCAACTCCATGGCAAGAGCTTCATATGTACCTGTCAGTAGCAATGAAGCtttgctgcctcccagctcaCATAAGATACTTCCAAACTTTACACAGAGTCCATGATGACAGCTGTGGAAACAACTGTCCAAAATCGAGCTGGTGTCCAAATGTCAACGTACTACGCGGCACTTCAGTACTTCTCAGTGCCCAGGTCCATCTTCAGTATCAGAATAGGGGAAATTAATAAGGACTAGTGAGCTTTAATAACGAGCTAAATCAAATCAGGGTTCAAGAGCAGGAATTGAAAACGGACCTTCTCATTCTCGATTCCTGACCTAAAACACTTTAAGTTATTAAAGTGACAGTACTCATCCAAGTAATTTTACCTCAGAGCTCTCGAAAGGAACCacataaagaaagagaagtccCCTTAGCTAGTCCACTCTCCTTAAAAGGCCTCTCCATACCTGAGCTCCCATCCGTTCCTGGATGgccagcatccccaggtctCCCAGGTATatcagaaggaagagaagctcCAGGCGTTCCTGGCAAGCCAGGCAGTCCAATAGGACCAGGGGGACCTAGAATGAGAAATATAAAGTAAGAGAGTGTGCCCAAAGCTCTTCAGGGATCTTCACAGATATGGACAGAAGTAGTGGCTGAGCAACGTTTATACTGAGACACAGCCATCTCGCTACATTAGGTGAAACAGCACTACATTCTGCTGTTCAGCAGAAGCACACTGTGAGAACTACATAACCAAGTGGCTCTCAAATATATAGCCACATCACAGATTTCACCTTTACCTGTCAAACTACAAAACACCTCTGTGGCTTCAGGAGTTCTCTTTGGTAATTCTGTTCACCATGCAGACAATTAACCTGAGCTGCAATGCATCCTGCTGGGCTTCCAGAATGTCAGTAATTACCCATGTCTCCTGATGAGCCTTTTGGTCCAGGGAATCCTAGAGCTCCTCTGCCCAGCCCTGGAGAACCTTCTTCACCCTTTGGACCTGGGGGACCTGCAGGGCCTTTCAGTCCAGCTTCACTCAGGCCTAACTAAACACAGTTAACAAAGATAAGGGAGCATATTCAAACTGCCTAATAGCAGTTAAATTATTACATAAACTGAGTAGTAATACAAACTCAGCCATTTACTaccctctctgctcttttcagTACAGCAATAGAAAGAGATTTGGTGCCTCACACGCAATTCTGGTTGTGCAAGATGAATTTAAACAATCTGCAAGATGCTGAGAGAGAAGCATATGACACCTCGTAAAACTTCATTTCACCCTTAGTAAGGTAACTTTAATTAGCAGTCTACAAAAGCTCTCCATGTTTAAACAGCTAAAAAATGCCTTAAGTAATACGTAAAACCTAACAGGGGTTTGCCATGCCTTCTATATTTTGACTGTACAgggaaaatcagaatttttccattttaaaagtttattttaatgatttctttcctcttgaaaATATTCCAGGCAAATCTAAATTGTTGTTGGACATAAGCGGTCGTCTCTGGTTTACGTATAGAAGAAAGTTTTCGCCAATTGGTGAGTATGCAGTAGACTAGCTGGGGTGTTGTGAATTTGACAGCAGGATTAGTGATGTTATCATGGACcgagaaattatttttacagtattagGACATTTTGAGCATTGTTTTAACTGTTtatgcaaacaaaatgtttgcaaaCACAAACTGTTAAAAGCTGTGTTTGCCTGTACCTGCATATAATCAGGTCTTTGTGTTTGTAGAGCAAGCGGTGAAGTTAGATGAGCgataaggaaagagaaggtCTCTCTCGGGTCCTTTTATCTGTAGGATGGTTGGAGATTATAACTCTGAAGTTTTCTCTGTGGCACTGCATTGACTTTAAAGCCCACATTGATTGTCATGAACTGTTTTAACAGGAGGGACAGGGTCCTTCGTCAGATGCTGGCTGGGGATGTATGCTGCGCTGTGGGCAGATGATGCTGGCACAAGCCCTGATCTGCAGACACTTAGGAAGAGGTGAGTACCTTTGCAGAGTGAACTTCTATGCTGTTTGGATATGGTTTAATCTTTGTTGTAATCTTCCATAAAAGCACAAACCCAAGGTTTattaatgaaattttctttgatGCCCTGATAGAAGTTACTGGTGAATTCTGCTTGTCTGACAGGGCAAAATCATGCCAGCTGAACGCAAGGGAAGAGAAGTAGAGAGAGGGCAAATAGGGAATCCCAGTGACAGTTTTCGTAACTCTTTTTGAGGAATACCCAAACTGAGGCTGAGGGAAAACCGGCCACCATGGGTCTGAGTTCTTACCCTTCTCCTCATTGCTTACATAGCCACCAAATGCTGGCACACAGTGACATAGGATAGACATCATACAGAGCCACGCACCCCTTCACCAGCCCgagctccaaaccccacagCAGATCCCTTTAGTACAAGCGCTTAAGGCTGTATCAGCACCTCACATCCCAGATCACAGGTAAGTATCATAGGCCCAGTCTGTGTAGAGCTGCTGTACCAGTAAATAGATTATTATGGTTAGGGCTGTAATCCTTGCCCTGTTGTGCTGTGATTTCTCTGGCAGCATGCTTTGTGGATATATCTCCTTTAATAATTGAATCCACAGAAAGATTTGTCCAATAGAGTAACTGAATCCACAGAACAGAGGTGCAAAGATTTAACTGAAGGAGTAGGCAAACAAATTACCTGAGAAAAACTGGAATACGAACTTGTAGTAGGTAGTTACTTCATACTGTCAACGCCATGTGTGCTTTCCTTTGTCAGTGGATGGGCAGTAACTACCTTACAGTAGAAGCAGGAACACACGTGGCAAAGCTGTGTTTCAGATTTTGCTGTGAGAGGGGGCCAGCATGGTGTTTGGACTTTGCTTTATGGGTCTTATTACCTGATGTACGCTTACAAATCTAACAAAATCTAAACGGAGCGTATAGTTTGAAACAGTCTTGAAGGCTCACATACAGCAGTAGCTGTCAGTTCTCTGCAGTGGTCGCTTGGAATATATTTGcagctgacatttttattgGATTTCCCCAGATTTCACAGTCTAACCTGTGATGCTAAAGGACTGCTTGCTCATAAAGGACAGGCTGTGACTTCTAGGAACTCTAAACAAAATGTAGAGATGAATTGTACATCAGTCTCTTAACAGTTTGTTGTGCAGATTTCTGCTATCTAGAAATTTGATAAGGACGATGGAAacactattattttttaatctctatgacttttttttcccgGTAAGATTGGCAatgggaaaaacataaaaacaaccagaagaatACCACAGAATCTTACGGTGCTTTCTAGATAGAAAAGATTGCTGTTATTCCATCCACCAAATGGGTAAGAACGCACTTCAACTGTCTTCCCCCGCTGAAACTCCTACCGTGTTGGAACTTTCTAACTTGAAATATGTTaatctaaaattttaaaattataattatgaAGACAGTGTATGTCTATTACTTATAATGCATGCAAATGGGCAAAAAGTAGAATAATTATGAAGCTGAGATCTAAATAAATCTGTAGGCAGAGTGTAGCTCTTGATAAAGTATGTAAGCCTTGGGTGCCAGAGTTGATGGTGTTAATTTAAGCAGTCACAGAGCTTATTGCTGTAATTTGTAATAAAGGACACTTATAGTTGTGTTTCTTATTACAGTTTAGAaactttttgtgtttcttattAGCGTTTAGAGACTTTTATGTAGCCATCATTAAGATCTGAAAAGAGCATAGACTGAGAAAATAAGTGTTGTTGCTCCATACAGTTTGCAATTGCTCTAGGACGTACGACAGAGTATTAGTAGGTTATGCTATTTAACAAATATGTTGTGACCAGACTCTCTGTGgtcttttttct contains the following coding sequences:
- the LOC128853192 gene encoding collagen alpha-6(IV) chain-like, encoding MGPPGPIGLPGLPGTPGASLPSDIPGRPGDAGHPGTDGSSGLPGSPGPRGPPGPASDQGDTGNPGLPGVLGLRGIKGDVGRTGPVGLPGASGFKGVRGEPGLMGMPGKDGPAGDPGHPGLKGEVGRRGLPGRQGAPGITPQPEELTAPAGLTRSARS